A genomic stretch from Apodemus sylvaticus chromosome 12, mApoSyl1.1, whole genome shotgun sequence includes:
- the Syt2 gene encoding synaptotagmin-2 — MRNIFKRNQEPIVAPATTTATMPLVPAAPADNSTESTGTGESQEDMFAKLKEKFFNEINKIPLPPWALIAMAVVAGLLLLTCCFCICKKCCCKKKKNKKEKGKGMKNAMNMKDMKGGQDDDDAETGLTEGEGEGEEEKEPENLGKLQFSLDYDFQANQLTVGVLQAAELPALDMGGTSDPYVKVFLLPDKKKKYETKVHRKTLNPAFNETFTFKVPYQELGGKTLVMAIYDFDRFSKHDIIGEVKVPMNTVDLGQPIEEWRDLQGGEKEEPEKLGDICTSLRYVPTAGKLTVCILEAKNLKKMDVGGLSDPYVKIHLMQNGKRLKKKKTTVKKKTLNPYFNESFSFEIPFEQIQKVQVVVTVLDYDKLGKNEAIGKIFVGSNATGTELRHWSDMLANPRRPIAQWHSLKPEEEVDALLGKNK; from the exons ATGAGAAACATCTTCAAGAGGAACCAGGAGCCCATTGTGGCTCcggccaccaccactgccaccatgcCCCTTGTGCCCGCTGCGCCTGCCGACAACTCTACGGAGAGCACGGGCACTGGCGAGAGCCAAGAAGACATGTTCGCCAAGCTGAAGGAGAAATTCTTCAATGAGATCAACAAGATCCCCT TGCCCCCCTGGGCTCTGATCGCCATGGCTGTGGTCGCCGGCctcctgctgctcacctgctgcttctgtatctgtaagaAGTGCTGctgcaagaagaagaagaacaagaaggagaagGGCAAAGGCATGAAGAACGCCATGAACATGAAGGACATGAAAGGGGGCCAG GATGACGACGATGCAGAGACAGGCCTGACAGAGGGAGAAGGCGAAGGCGAGGAGGAGAAAGAACCAGAGAACCTGGGCAAATTGCAGTTTTCCCTGGACTATGATTTCCAGGCCAACCAG CTCACCGTGGGTGTCCTGCAGGCTGCCGAACTCCCTGCCCTGGACATGGGCGGCACATCAGACCCTTATGTCAAAGTCTTCCTCCTCCcagacaagaagaagaaatatgagACCAAGGTGCACCGGAAGACACTGAACCCAGCCTTCAACGAGACTTTCACTTTCAAG GTGCCATACCAGGAGTTAGGAGGCAAAACCCTGGTGATGGCTATCTATGACTTCGACCGCTTCTCTAAGCACGACATTATCGGGGAGGTCAAAGTGCCCATGAACACGGTGGACCTCGGCCAGCCCATTGAGGAATGGAGAGACCTGCAGGgcggagagaaagaagag CCAGAGAAGCTGGGTGACATCTGCACCTCCTTGCGCTATGTGCCAACTGCTGGGAAGCTCACCGTCTGTATCCTGGAGGCCAAGAACTTGAAGAAGATGGATGTAGGGGGCCTTTCAG ACCCCTACGTGAAAATCCACCTGATGCAGAACGGCAAGAGACTCAAGAAAAAGAAGACGACGGTGAAGAAGAAGACCCTGAACCCCTACTTCAACGAGTCCTTCAGCTTTGAGATCCCCTTCGAGCAGATCCAG AAAGTCCAGGTGGTCGTCACCGTGCTTGACTACGACAAGCTGGGCAAGAACGAAGCCATCGGGAAGATCTTCGTGGGCAGCAACGCCACAGGCACGGAGCTGCGGCACTGGTCCGACATGCTGGCCAACCCCCGGAGGCCCATCGCCCAGTGGCACTCTCTTAAGCCTGAGGAAGAAGTGGATGCTCTTCTGGGCAAGAACAAGTAG